In Methanosphaera sp., a single window of DNA contains:
- a CDS encoding DUF2098 domain-containing protein, whose translation MVLKDKQGREIDVGTYIIYPSTGTIGEVLDIKNEDGADWVLIEVDELTRLWYNVDFIEVTDKSNKKQKVQSKDDLSNEEKLQDQLSRRFDTDLNTDGGVGGG comes from the coding sequence ATGGTTTTAAAAGATAAACAAGGACGTGAAATTGACGTTGGAACATACATCATATATCCATCCACAGGAACAATAGGAGAAGTTCTTGACATAAAAAATGAGGATGGAGCAGACTGGGTTCTAATAGAAGTTGATGAACTAACAAGATTATGGTACAATGTTGACTTTATAGAAGTAACAGATAAATCAAATAAAAAACAGAAAGTACAATCTAAAGATGACCTATCAAATGAAGAAAAACTTCAAGATCAACTATCACGAAGATTTGATACAGATCTAAATACAGATGGAGGAGTAGGTGGAGGATAA
- a CDS encoding L-threonylcarbamoyladenylate synthase, translating into MNIIKNPTKHQIDEIIAQLKDGKIIVYPTDTIYGIGANIYDTQAVRKVYNIKQRDHTKPLSIIVHNTDQIKQITKTNKTIDKILETYLPGAYTFILPKKDIISDTITANKKTVGIRIPKNKITYNLTQDFPITTTSANISNMPTPRSICEISKYFKDEISTYIDMGISQSSEPSTIVDLTNKYPKIIRQSKTDNKIEDILDIKLR; encoded by the coding sequence ATGAATATAATAAAAAATCCAACAAAACATCAAATAGATGAAATAATAGCACAACTAAAAGATGGCAAAATCATAGTATATCCAACAGATACAATCTATGGAATAGGTGCAAATATCTATGATACACAAGCAGTAAGAAAAGTCTATAATATAAAACAAAGAGATCATACAAAGCCGTTATCAATAATAGTACACAACACAGATCAGATAAAACAAATAACAAAGACAAATAAAACAATAGATAAAATACTAGAAACATACCTTCCAGGAGCCTACACATTCATACTACCAAAAAAGGATATAATATCAGATACAATCACAGCAAATAAGAAAACAGTAGGAATAAGAATACCAAAAAATAAGATAACATACAACCTAACACAGGATTTTCCAATAACCACAACAAGTGCAAATATATCAAATATGCCAACACCAAGAAGTATATGTGAAATAAGTAAATACTTCAAAGATGAAATATCAACATATATAGATATGGGAATATCACAAAGTAGTGAGCCTTCAACAATAGTTGATCTTACAAATAAATATCCTAAAATAATAAGACAATCAAAAACAGATAATAAAATAGAGGATATATTAGATATAAAATTAAGATAA
- the pgsA gene encoding archaetidylinositol phosphate synthase, which translates to MLNDKLRPQANKITGKIGAKININPDVVTIIGLLISFFSGVMFASGDLIFGVIFILLSGICDVIDGAIARSHNRQSKFGGFLDSVCDRFADAAIIVGLVIGGYIGPILGVLAVHSAMTVSYVRSRAENEGIKCSVGIAERAERLIIIVVGALIAAACGNSHNIMFMTIVILTILSYITVLQRVYHTWNNLK; encoded by the coding sequence ATGCTAAATGATAAACTTAGACCCCAGGCTAATAAGATTACTGGAAAAATTGGAGCTAAGATTAATATTAATCCTGATGTTGTTACTATTATTGGACTTTTAATTAGTTTCTTTTCAGGTGTAATGTTTGCTTCAGGAGATCTTATCTTTGGAGTTATATTTATATTACTAAGTGGTATTTGTGATGTTATTGATGGTGCTATTGCACGTAGTCATAATCGTCAGAGTAAATTTGGTGGATTTCTAGATTCTGTATGTGACAGATTTGCTGATGCTGCAATTATTGTTGGATTAGTTATTGGTGGCTATATTGGACCGATTCTTGGTGTTTTAGCTGTTCATTCTGCAATGACTGTTAGTTATGTTAGATCTAGAGCTGAAAATGAGGGTATAAAATGTAGTGTTGGAATTGCAGAACGTGCAGAAAGACTTATTATCATAGTTGTTGGTGCTCTTATTGCTGCTGCATGTGGTAATTCTCATAATATTATGTTTATGACCATTGTTATTCTTACAATACTTAGCTATATCACTGTACTTCAAAGAGTATATCATACCTGGAATAATTTAAAATAG
- a CDS encoding DUF357 domain-containing protein: protein MEPEKRINKDLKIFEENIIPVEELELSDEEVQVKEMAKRYYEDTKYYFKIEDFLTSFACIAYAHGLLDSLRIMHDLIEDS, encoded by the coding sequence ATGGAACCTGAAAAACGTATAAATAAAGACTTAAAAATTTTTGAAGAAAACATAATACCAGTTGAAGAACTTGAACTTTCAGATGAAGAAGTACAAGTTAAAGAGATGGCAAAACGATACTATGAAGATACAAAGTACTACTTTAAAATTGAAGATTTTCTAACATCATTTGCATGTATTGCATATGCTCATGGACTTCTTGATTCATTAAGAATAATGCATGACCTTATTGAAGATTCATAA
- a CDS encoding aminoacetone oxidase family FAD-binding enzyme codes for MKSHNTIIVGGGASGMLAAIELDDKKSLLVEKNSQLGRKILITGGGRCNITNKAPIKEFIRNYNGNGNYYRGAFNQFFNDDIIKLLEDNGCMTKIEKKKQVFPTTDNAKDVNDTLITLVKKSNTKYELNCNIVDITKEDNYFILKTATNKVFKAENVVLATGSDVYKNTGSTGDGEKFATKLGHTKPDDIVGLAPVAIKEDWISQLQGIAVDVKIEIKADKKSLIKDENASIMFTHNGLTGHIILDSSMQINEMLKKDKKVTIHLDFVGNLNYEQLDIKLQNDFSQYKKQGLKRYLHTYMPRNMVEVFLKHLDIESDTILNQVTKKQRNKLKDALKNTILTVDYVVKKQAMVKDSGISHDEIDPNTFESKIIENLYITGELVEGSGKCGGFNLQKAFSTGVVAARSIKRKDDIN; via the coding sequence ATGAAATCACATAATACCATTATTGTTGGTGGTGGAGCAAGTGGAATGCTTGCAGCAATAGAACTTGATGATAAAAAAAGTTTACTTGTTGAAAAAAACTCACAACTTGGACGTAAAATTCTAATAACTGGTGGTGGACGATGTAACATCACAAATAAAGCACCAATAAAGGAATTTATACGTAATTATAATGGGAATGGAAACTATTATCGTGGAGCATTTAATCAATTTTTTAATGATGACATCATAAAACTTCTTGAAGATAATGGATGCATGACAAAAATTGAAAAGAAAAAACAAGTATTTCCAACAACAGATAATGCAAAAGATGTAAATGATACACTTATAACTCTTGTTAAAAAGTCAAATACAAAATATGAGCTTAACTGTAATATTGTTGATATAACAAAAGAAGATAATTACTTTATTCTTAAAACAGCAACTAATAAAGTATTTAAAGCAGAAAATGTAGTGCTTGCCACAGGATCTGATGTATATAAAAATACAGGATCAACAGGTGATGGTGAAAAATTTGCAACAAAACTTGGACATACAAAGCCTGATGATATTGTAGGTCTTGCACCTGTTGCAATAAAAGAGGATTGGATCAGTCAACTTCAAGGTATTGCAGTTGATGTAAAAATTGAAATTAAAGCAGATAAGAAATCATTAATTAAAGATGAAAATGCATCAATAATGTTTACACATAACGGTCTAACTGGTCATATAATACTTGATAGTAGTATGCAAATTAATGAGATGCTAAAAAAAGATAAAAAAGTAACAATACATCTTGACTTTGTAGGAAATTTAAACTATGAACAACTTGACATAAAACTTCAAAATGATTTCAGCCAATATAAAAAACAAGGACTTAAACGTTATCTTCACACATATATGCCACGAAATATGGTTGAAGTATTTCTAAAACACCTAGATATAGAATCTGATACAATTCTTAACCAGGTGACAAAAAAGCAGAGAAACAAACTAAAAGATGCACTTAAAAATACCATCCTAACTGTAGATTATGTTGTTAAAAAACAGGCAATGGTAAAAGATAGTGGAATTAGCCATGATGAAATAGATCCAAATACTTTTGAATCAAAAATCATTGAAAATCTCTACATTACAGGTGAACTAGTTGAGGGAAGTGGAAAATGTGGAGGATTTAACTTACAAAAAGCTTTCTCAACAGGAGTAGTTGCTGCAAGATCAATCAAAAGAAAGGATGATATAAATTGA
- a CDS encoding class I SAM-dependent methyltransferase translates to MIKISYKRSDYQQDMIDNIKLLDNVVELGCHVGISTQIISRLCQDGSVYAYDNSPESTKAMRKLQIENKNIIFKNADVRNSDIIKKQAQLDDIDVLCVDLGGGYHPDTVFKVFFLWSSILKPRVTLIRNQGLMEFVNASQTKDETDTSGGYLKIASSAIVQKNTSKN, encoded by the coding sequence TTGATAAAGATAAGCTATAAAAGATCAGACTATCAACAAGATATGATAGATAATATAAAATTACTTGATAATGTAGTAGAGCTTGGATGTCATGTTGGAATATCAACACAGATCATCTCAAGACTATGCCAGGATGGATCTGTATATGCATATGATAACAGTCCTGAAAGTACAAAGGCAATGAGAAAACTTCAAATTGAAAATAAAAATATAATATTTAAAAATGCAGATGTACGAAACTCTGACATTATCAAAAAACAAGCACAACTTGATGATATTGATGTATTATGTGTTGATCTTGGAGGAGGATATCATCCAGATACAGTATTTAAGGTGTTCTTTTTATGGTCATCAATACTAAAGCCAAGAGTTACATTAATACGAAATCAGGGACTTATGGAGTTTGTTAATGCATCACAAACAAAAGATGAAACAGATACATCTGGTGGTTATCTTAAGATTGCATCATCTGCCATTGTACAAAAAAATACATCTAAAAATTAA
- a CDS encoding 2-amino-3,7-dideoxy-D-threo-hept-6-ulosonate synthase — MIGKQIRLERIINRKTGKCVIAPLDHGISGGPIPGIINMPKTINSVAEGGANAVLMHKGMVKTGHRGYGSDIGLILHLSASTDVGVDPYHKVQVTSVEKAIQLGADAVSVHVNVGSEKEHEMLETTGRIAEECDNWGMPLLAMMYPRGPKIESEHDPEVVKLSARVGAELGADIVKTNYTGDPDSFKEVVDGCPVPVIIAGGPKIETQKQLFEMVYDAISVGGAGVAFGRNVFQAKDPVKTTRALVEVVHNKATPDEAMEILKQ; from the coding sequence ATGATCGGAAAACAAATTAGACTTGAACGTATAATCAATCGTAAGACAGGTAAATGTGTTATAGCACCACTCGACCATGGTATATCAGGAGGTCCAATTCCTGGAATTATAAACATGCCAAAAACAATCAACTCAGTAGCAGAAGGAGGAGCAAATGCAGTACTTATGCATAAAGGTATGGTAAAAACTGGACACCGTGGATACGGTAGTGACATAGGATTAATTTTACACCTATCTGCAAGTACAGATGTAGGAGTAGATCCATACCACAAAGTACAAGTTACATCAGTTGAAAAAGCAATACAACTCGGAGCAGATGCTGTAAGTGTACATGTAAATGTAGGATCAGAAAAAGAACATGAAATGCTTGAAACAACAGGAAGAATAGCAGAAGAATGTGACAACTGGGGAATGCCACTACTTGCAATGATGTACCCTAGAGGTCCTAAAATTGAAAGTGAACACGACCCTGAAGTTGTAAAACTTTCAGCAAGAGTAGGAGCAGAACTTGGAGCAGACATTGTAAAAACAAACTACACGGGTGATCCTGACTCATTTAAAGAAGTAGTTGATGGATGTCCTGTACCTGTAATAATTGCTGGTGGACCAAAAATTGAAACACAAAAACAATTATTTGAAATGGTATACGATGCAATAAGTGTTGGTGGAGCAGGAGTAGCATTTGGAAGAAATGTATTCCAGGCAAAAGATCCAGTTAAAACTACAAGAGCATTAGTTGAAGTAGTACATAACAAAGCAACACCTGATGAAGCAATGGAAATACTCAAACAATAG
- a CDS encoding 3-dehydroquinate synthase II, which yields MKFAWIRPNGTWNDRKESIVAAIEAGFDEIIDSDNAETIKKLGNVKIISDKEDSDILIMGLDKKITTKDVTNAKLKNNKKVAAYVEINNKEDEKLVSKLGSIADYVILKGKNWKVIPLENIIASLQDRESKIMVDVATYEEAKLALETMEHGSDGVVLSSNDANEIRRLGELIEKTSKEVYDLKEATVTKVESVGIGDRVCVDTCSMMEVGEGILVGSFASGLFLIHSETLENEYVASRPFRVNAGPVHAYVMTPGNKTRYLSELQAGDEVLTVKANGEASTAIVGRSKIEKRPLLLIEAECDGTAIRTLVQNAETIRLVTDQKQPVSVSDLKVGDKVLAYFSHGARHFGMAIEEQIIEQ from the coding sequence ATGAAATTTGCATGGATAAGACCAAATGGTACATGGAATGACCGTAAAGAATCAATTGTAGCAGCAATAGAAGCTGGATTTGATGAAATTATCGACTCAGACAATGCAGAAACCATAAAAAAACTTGGTAATGTTAAAATAATTTCAGACAAAGAAGATTCTGACATCTTAATAATGGGTCTTGATAAGAAAATTACAACAAAAGATGTTACAAATGCTAAACTTAAAAATAATAAAAAAGTTGCAGCATATGTGGAAATTAACAATAAAGAAGATGAAAAACTTGTATCAAAACTTGGAAGTATTGCAGATTATGTAATTCTTAAAGGTAAAAACTGGAAAGTTATTCCACTTGAAAACATCATAGCAAGTCTTCAAGACCGTGAAAGTAAAATTATGGTAGATGTAGCAACATATGAAGAAGCAAAACTTGCACTTGAAACAATGGAACATGGATCAGATGGTGTAGTATTATCATCAAACGATGCAAATGAAATAAGAAGACTTGGTGAATTAATAGAAAAAACATCAAAAGAAGTATATGATCTTAAAGAAGCAACAGTTACAAAAGTTGAATCTGTAGGTATTGGAGATCGTGTATGTGTTGATACATGCTCTATGATGGAAGTTGGTGAAGGAATTCTTGTAGGATCATTTGCATCAGGACTTTTCCTTATTCACAGTGAAACACTTGAAAATGAATACGTTGCATCAAGACCATTTAGAGTAAATGCTGGACCTGTACATGCATATGTTATGACACCAGGAAATAAAACACGTTACTTATCAGAGCTTCAAGCAGGAGATGAAGTACTTACAGTAAAAGCTAATGGTGAAGCATCAACAGCTATTGTTGGAAGATCAAAAATTGAAAAACGTCCACTTCTTCTCATTGAAGCAGAATGTGACGGTACAGCTATAAGAACTCTTGTTCAAAATGCTGAAACAATTCGTCTTGTAACAGATCAAAAACAGCCAGTATCAGTATCTGATCTTAAAGTTGGAGATAAAGTGCTTGCATATTTTAGTCATGGAGCACGTCACTTTGGTATGGCTATTGAAGAACAAATTATTGAACAATAA
- the thpR gene encoding RNA 2',3'-cyclic phosphodiesterase, with the protein MRAFLAIELNDYVIENILKTQQVLDENSTSRLKHVERENMHLTVKFFGDINERKLKQIKRIINETIESYKPYTMKVTGVGAFANIKHPKTIWTTVKDKEKNTINLIRNLDDKFADIGFKKERSYKPHITISRVKQLNDAQNLSKTLSDMKGNYYGKVDVNKIVLKSSTLTPDGPIYKNEEEFIL; encoded by the coding sequence ATGAGAGCTTTTCTTGCTATTGAATTAAATGATTATGTTATTGAAAATATTCTTAAAACTCAACAAGTTCTTGATGAAAACTCCACATCACGCCTAAAACATGTAGAACGTGAAAATATGCATCTTACAGTTAAATTTTTTGGAGATATTAATGAACGTAAATTAAAACAGATAAAAAGAATCATAAATGAAACAATTGAATCTTATAAGCCTTATACTATGAAGGTTACAGGTGTTGGTGCATTTGCAAATATCAAACATCCTAAGACTATATGGACTACAGTAAAAGATAAAGAGAAAAATACCATTAATCTTATCCGTAATTTAGATGATAAATTTGCAGATATTGGATTTAAAAAAGAGCGAAGCTATAAGCCTCATATTACAATTTCAAGAGTAAAACAATTAAATGATGCACAAAATCTAAGTAAGACTCTTTCTGATATGAAGGGTAATTATTATGGAAAAGTTGATGTTAATAAAATTGTTCTAAAATCAAGTACTCTTACACCTGATGGTCCTATCTATAAAAATGAGGAAGAATTCATATTATAA
- a CDS encoding UbiX family flavin prenyltransferase — MRKNSYYKFRSVLFLKIVVAITGASGVIYGIRLIEELKKCDIEVHLIMSSTAKKVIEHETSYKSSDVASMADFCYDEDDLFAIVNSGSFKFDACIVIPCTMKTLSAIANGYGDNTITRVCDVALKEKRTLIITPRETPLRCVHLENMLKIAREGATILPAMPGFYHNPETVDDQINFILGKILDLLNIDNNLFTKWKQ, encoded by the coding sequence ATGAGGAAGAATTCATATTATAAATTTAGGAGTGTGTTATTTTTGAAGATTGTTGTTGCAATAACAGGTGCAAGTGGTGTTATCTATGGAATTAGACTCATTGAGGAGCTTAAAAAGTGTGATATTGAAGTTCATCTTATAATGTCATCTACTGCAAAAAAAGTTATTGAACATGAAACAAGCTACAAGTCAAGTGATGTTGCATCTATGGCAGATTTCTGCTATGATGAGGATGACTTATTTGCAATAGTTAATAGTGGATCATTTAAGTTTGATGCATGTATTGTTATTCCATGTACAATGAAGACATTATCTGCAATTGCAAATGGTTATGGTGATAATACAATAACACGTGTATGTGATGTGGCTTTAAAGGAAAAACGTACACTTATAATTACACCACGTGAAACACCACTTAGATGTGTTCATCTTGAAAATATGCTTAAAATAGCTCGTGAAGGTGCTACAATTCTTCCTGCAATGCCTGGATTTTATCATAATCCTGAAACTGTTGATGATCAGATCAATTTTATCTTAGGAAAAATTCTTGATTTATTAAATATTGATAATAATCTATTTACTAAATGGAAACAATAA
- the cbiT gene encoding precorrin-6Y C5,15-methyltransferase (decarboxylating) subunit CbiT, translating into MYFEITADDEFIKTEKVPGPTKEEIRALVISKMRLNDEDVVVDIGCGTGGLSVEFAKRAKRVYSVDQNPEAIKTTRANLEKFGIANKVELIEEEGLQALDSINDFTKLMIGGSGGNLDNIIEEGYIRLPVGGQIVITSIVLETATDSVHMLKDLGAEPEVVNLCVSKGTLLDRGVMMKALNPITIVSAKKI; encoded by the coding sequence ATGTATTTTGAAATAACTGCAGATGATGAATTTATTAAAACAGAAAAAGTACCAGGACCTACAAAAGAAGAAATAAGAGCACTTGTAATAAGTAAAATGAGACTTAATGATGAGGATGTTGTTGTAGATATTGGATGTGGAACAGGTGGACTTTCTGTTGAATTTGCAAAACGTGCAAAAAGAGTATATAGTGTTGACCAGAATCCTGAGGCAATTAAGACAACACGTGCAAATCTAGAAAAATTTGGTATAGCAAATAAAGTTGAATTAATAGAAGAAGAAGGTCTTCAAGCACTTGATTCAATTAATGACTTTACAAAACTTATGATTGGTGGAAGTGGTGGAAATCTTGACAATATCATAGAAGAAGGTTACATTAGACTTCCTGTAGGTGGACAGATTGTTATTACATCAATTGTTCTTGAAACTGCAACAGATAGTGTTCATATGCTTAAAGATTTAGGAGCAGAACCTGAAGTTGTAAATCTCTGTGTATCTAAAGGAACACTTCTTGATCGTGGAGTAATGATGAAAGCATTAAATCCTATTACAATTGTAAGTGCAAAGAAAATATAA
- the cca gene encoding CCA tRNA nucleotidyltransferase, translating to MISIYNEILDEIKPSDERRSEVLEFSDEIKDIITTYAKGVGVDIKCYLVGSVAKKTSLKNKADIDIFMAFNTSYSDDELKDYGLDFGRHCINTLGGTSEIRYASHPYITGFINGFEIDFVPCYDIEDASNIKSAVDRTIHHTKYIKSHITDTEADEVLLLKKFMRSVNTYGANFKVSGFSGYLCELLIAHYHSFDAVIDAAANMWSYGFEIDLEDYGTCCNFKDPFIVIDPVDKNRNVAAALTLQKYNEFIMAARNYQSNPCREFFTDRNVNTTAGEISEIFTNRATKCYILSVDVPDLPDDVIYPQIDKTTKSFKRVSEMYDFNVIKSGYYMKDNTVFMIFEYEVDELSNIKIHNGPKLSDKINCENFKNKYPDAYIRGDKLINLSERKYTTVVDMINSIVKKENISILKLGKNIKKEILKDYKLFNVFEFIDSAEDEDLRNLYLYLNENYNIER from the coding sequence GTGATTAGTATATATAATGAAATTTTAGATGAAATAAAGCCATCAGATGAAAGACGTAGTGAAGTTTTAGAATTTAGTGATGAAATTAAAGATATTATCACAACATATGCAAAAGGTGTGGGTGTTGATATTAAATGTTATCTTGTTGGATCTGTTGCTAAGAAGACTTCTCTTAAAAATAAGGCAGATATTGATATTTTCATGGCATTTAACACATCATATAGTGATGATGAACTTAAAGATTATGGACTTGACTTTGGACGTCATTGTATTAATACACTAGGTGGTACATCAGAGATTCGTTATGCATCACATCCATATATTACAGGTTTTATTAATGGATTTGAAATTGACTTTGTTCCATGCTATGATATTGAGGATGCATCAAATATTAAATCTGCTGTTGATCGTACAATTCATCATACAAAATATATTAAATCACACATTACAGATACAGAGGCAGATGAGGTACTTCTTCTTAAGAAGTTTATGAGATCTGTTAATACATATGGTGCAAACTTTAAAGTTAGTGGATTTTCAGGATATCTTTGTGAACTATTAATTGCACATTATCATTCATTTGATGCTGTAATTGATGCTGCAGCAAATATGTGGAGTTATGGATTTGAAATTGATCTTGAAGATTATGGTACTTGTTGTAATTTCAAAGATCCTTTCATTGTTATTGATCCTGTTGATAAAAATCGTAATGTTGCAGCAGCACTTACTCTTCAGAAGTATAATGAATTTATTATGGCAGCACGTAACTACCAGAGCAATCCATGTCGTGAGTTTTTCACAGATCGTAATGTTAATACAACAGCAGGTGAAATATCTGAAATTTTTACAAATCGTGCAACTAAATGTTACATCTTAAGTGTTGATGTTCCAGATCTACCTGATGATGTTATCTATCCTCAAATTGATAAGACTACTAAATCATTTAAGCGTGTAAGTGAAATGTATGATTTTAATGTTATTAAAAGTGGATATTATATGAAAGATAACACAGTATTTATGATTTTTGAATATGAAGTAGATGAACTATCAAATATTAAGATTCATAATGGTCCTAAACTTTCAGATAAGATTAACTGTGAAAACTTTAAAAATAAATATCCTGATGCATATATTCGTGGTGATAAGCTTATTAATTTATCTGAGCGTAAATATACAACAGTTGTTGATATGATTAATTCAATAGTTAAAAAGGAAAATATTTCAATACTTAAGCTTGGAAAGAATATTAAAAAAGAGATTTTAAAAGATTATAAGTTATTTAATGTCTTTGAATTTATAGACTCTGCTGAAGATGAAGATTTAAGAAATTTATACTTGTATCTTAATGAAAATTATAATATTGAAAGATAG
- the priS gene encoding DNA primase catalytic subunit PriS, which produces MEIELKPATVDERTIFYREEWDVNDIPDFILDSILSREFGFDHIGQGPNDRYKTFNDALHLKRFMKARRPFAAYVSVAYYDNPERRGGWQKSEFVFDVDAKDVPIRVCDCSEGEVCPECLNQAKEIVCMIKDTLTDLGIKNINMVYSGRGYHVRVVDENIMDMTSEMRGDIIQYTMGAKVPDMSDAKTLGYDQFQSFTIPFGYYANFKKWMNYTIQHLKPTTKIDVNEKLLKDTIKNRNQLPDSWGLFKRNIGPRRYKNLEEAVARLNLAIADTKVSIDLKRILRLPSTLHSKVSMKSTLIRNIETFDPFDDAVPKFVYERKD; this is translated from the coding sequence ATGGAAATTGAACTAAAACCTGCAACAGTTGATGAAAGAACAATATTCTACAGAGAAGAATGGGATGTAAATGATATTCCAGATTTTATACTAGATTCAATACTAAGTCGTGAATTTGGATTTGACCACATAGGACAAGGACCAAACGATAGATACAAGACATTTAATGATGCACTACATCTTAAAAGGTTTATGAAAGCACGAAGACCATTTGCAGCATATGTATCAGTTGCATACTATGACAATCCAGAAAGAAGAGGAGGATGGCAGAAATCAGAGTTTGTATTTGATGTAGATGCAAAAGATGTACCAATAAGAGTATGTGATTGTAGTGAAGGTGAAGTATGTCCTGAATGCTTAAATCAGGCAAAAGAAATAGTATGCATGATAAAAGATACACTAACAGATCTAGGTATTAAAAATATAAACATGGTATATTCAGGGCGAGGATACCATGTACGAGTTGTTGATGAAAATATAATGGATATGACAAGTGAAATGCGTGGAGATATAATCCAATATACAATGGGAGCAAAAGTACCTGACATGTCCGATGCAAAAACACTAGGATATGACCAGTTTCAATCATTTACAATACCATTTGGATACTATGCAAACTTTAAAAAGTGGATGAACTATACAATACAACACCTAAAGCCTACAACAAAAATAGATGTAAATGAAAAACTACTAAAAGACACAATAAAAAATAGAAATCAACTACCAGACAGTTGGGGATTATTTAAAAGAAACATAGGACCAAGACGATATAAAAACCTGGAAGAGGCAGTAGCACGACTTAATCTTGCAATTGCAGATACAAAAGTATCAATAGACCTTAAACGTATACTCAGACTACCATCAACACTACATTCAAAAGTATCAATGAAGTCAACACTAATAAGAAATATTGAAACATTCGATCCATTTGATGATGCAGTGCCAAAATTTGTATATGAAAGAAAAGATTAA